One window of Burkholderia cepacia GG4 genomic DNA carries:
- a CDS encoding FadR/GntR family transcriptional regulator, translating to MFEKIPARAMSDHVAQQLLKQIEAGSFSASGKLPTEAVLAQEFGVSRTVIREAISRLKNEGVVEPRQGSGVYVNQHGAIRPLRIDYAEAVEASSLPHLLAVRRAIEAEVAAEAALHHTADDMADIDDALRKIDDAVAEGRDGVAEDVAFHRTIAAVTGNPYFLKTLQFLNQYLEAGVKVTRRNEATREDFSRQVREEHAAIADAIRARDPMAARNAARTHMYNAARRLAEAGIC from the coding sequence ATGTTCGAGAAAATTCCCGCCCGTGCGATGAGCGACCACGTCGCGCAGCAACTGCTGAAGCAGATCGAAGCCGGCAGTTTCTCGGCCAGCGGCAAGCTGCCGACGGAAGCCGTGCTCGCGCAGGAATTCGGCGTGAGCCGCACCGTGATCCGCGAGGCGATCTCGCGGCTGAAGAACGAAGGCGTGGTCGAGCCGCGCCAGGGCAGCGGCGTGTACGTAAACCAGCACGGCGCGATCCGGCCGCTGCGGATCGACTACGCGGAAGCCGTCGAGGCGAGCTCGCTGCCGCACCTGCTCGCGGTGCGTCGCGCGATCGAGGCTGAAGTCGCGGCCGAAGCCGCGCTGCACCACACCGCCGACGACATGGCCGACATCGACGACGCGCTGCGCAAGATCGACGATGCCGTGGCCGAAGGGCGCGACGGCGTCGCGGAAGACGTCGCGTTCCACCGCACGATCGCGGCCGTCACCGGCAACCCGTATTTCCTGAAGACGCTGCAGTTCCTGAACCAGTACCTCGAGGCCGGCGTGAAGGTCACGCGGCGCAACGAAGCGACGCGCGAGGATTTCTCGCGGCAGGTGCGCGAGGAACACGCGGCGATCGCCGACGCGATCCGTGCGCGCGACCCGATGGCGGCGCGCAACGCGGCGCGCACGCACATGTACAACGCCGCCCGCCGTCTCGCGGAAGCCGGCATCTGCTGA
- a CDS encoding GlxA family transcriptional regulator, translating to MTPDVPASPLAEPAPQRIRFGIVLLPNFTLTAFSGFVDMLRLSADDGDYSKPVRCAWSVIGETLAPVRASCGIQITPWETFDGAEPFDYVVVVGGLLHSGPQAGPETLEFIRRAAAGGATVVGICTGVFTLMRANVLDGYRTCVSWFHYWDFIERFPSADPDLLIADRLFVIDRRRITCSGGRASIDVAAAILLRHFDHATVQKALRILLVGEMQKGNAPQPHPPGLEPATHPKVKRAILLMEQHVGRALPLEELACKLDMSTRQLERLFKAETGKSPQAFAKQVRLRTAAWLLTSSDRTVADIASSCGFADASHLGREFRKQFGVPPATYRERGGDAAEAGAPMVADPVEDIAD from the coding sequence ATGACACCCGACGTACCCGCCTCCCCCCTCGCCGAACCCGCGCCGCAGCGCATCCGTTTCGGCATCGTGCTGCTGCCGAACTTCACGCTGACGGCCTTCTCGGGTTTCGTCGACATGCTGCGGCTGTCGGCCGACGACGGCGACTACAGCAAGCCCGTGCGCTGCGCGTGGAGCGTGATCGGCGAAACGCTCGCGCCGGTGCGCGCGAGTTGCGGGATCCAGATCACGCCGTGGGAAACCTTCGACGGGGCCGAGCCGTTCGACTACGTGGTCGTGGTCGGCGGGTTGCTGCATTCGGGGCCGCAAGCCGGCCCCGAAACGCTCGAGTTCATCCGCCGCGCGGCGGCGGGCGGCGCGACGGTGGTCGGGATCTGCACGGGCGTGTTTACGCTGATGCGCGCGAACGTACTCGACGGCTACCGCACCTGCGTGAGCTGGTTCCACTACTGGGATTTCATCGAGCGCTTCCCGAGCGCCGATCCCGACCTGCTGATCGCCGATCGCCTGTTCGTGATCGACCGGCGCCGGATCACCTGCTCGGGCGGGCGCGCGTCGATCGACGTCGCCGCCGCGATCCTGCTGCGCCATTTCGACCATGCGACCGTGCAGAAGGCGCTGCGCATCCTGCTCGTCGGCGAGATGCAGAAAGGCAATGCGCCGCAGCCGCATCCGCCGGGCCTCGAGCCAGCCACGCACCCGAAGGTCAAGCGCGCGATTCTCCTGATGGAACAGCACGTCGGGCGCGCGCTGCCGCTCGAGGAGCTCGCGTGCAAGCTCGACATGTCGACGCGCCAGCTCGAGCGGCTGTTCAAGGCCGAGACGGGCAAGAGCCCGCAGGCGTTCGCGAAGCAGGTGCGGCTGCGCACGGCCGCGTGGCTGCTGACCAGCTCCGACCGCACCGTCGCCGATATCGCGTCGAGCTGCGGGTTCGCCGACGCGTCGCACCTCGGTCGCGAGTTCCGCAAGCAGTTCGGCGTGCCGCCGGCGACCTATCGCGAGCGTGGCGGGGACGCGGCGGAAGCCGGCGCGCCGATGGTGGCCGATCCCGTCGAAGACATCGCCGACTGA
- a CDS encoding dihydroneopterin aldolase translates to MKPFDEPFVAIDAPRLRGRGWSVFVDELKVPARIGIHAHEHEAPQPIVIDARLGYRCEPSEQGEWIDYDGYCARVASFLAHKPHTRLLETLVADLAVLSFREWPALESLTLSMYKPKIRPGTKRVGVSLDWTRGDYLRWTGAAGQL, encoded by the coding sequence ATGAAGCCGTTCGACGAACCGTTCGTGGCGATCGACGCGCCGCGCCTGCGCGGGCGCGGCTGGAGCGTGTTCGTCGACGAATTGAAGGTGCCCGCGCGGATCGGCATCCACGCGCACGAACACGAGGCGCCGCAGCCGATCGTGATCGATGCGCGGCTCGGGTATCGCTGCGAACCGAGCGAGCAGGGCGAGTGGATCGACTACGACGGCTACTGCGCACGCGTCGCGTCGTTCCTGGCGCACAAGCCGCATACGCGGCTGCTCGAAACGCTCGTCGCCGATCTTGCGGTGCTGTCGTTCCGCGAATGGCCCGCGCTGGAGTCGCTGACGCTGTCGATGTACAAGCCGAAGATCCGGCCGGGCACGAAGCGTGTCGGCGTGTCGCTCGACTGGACGCGTGGCGATTACCTGCGGTGGACGGGGGCGGCGGGGCAGCTGTGA
- a CDS encoding sarcosine oxidase subunit delta, whose protein sequence is MLLIECPWCGPRAESEFTCGGEADIARPVASENMTDREWGEYVFMRENKRGLHREQWLHTQGCRRWFKVTRDTVTYDIKGYEKFGGAAISGAAAGNAHEEGTSK, encoded by the coding sequence ATGTTGCTGATCGAATGTCCGTGGTGCGGGCCGCGCGCCGAATCCGAGTTCACGTGCGGCGGTGAAGCCGACATCGCGCGCCCGGTTGCCAGCGAGAACATGACCGACCGCGAATGGGGCGAATACGTGTTCATGCGCGAGAACAAGCGCGGGCTGCACCGCGAGCAGTGGCTGCACACGCAGGGCTGCCGCCGCTGGTTCAAGGTCACGCGCGACACGGTGACCTACGATATCAAGGGTTACGAAAAGTTCGGCGGGGCTGCCATCAGTGGCGCAGCTGCCGGCAACGCACACGAAGAGGGCACGAGCAAATGA
- a CDS encoding L-serine ammonia-lyase encodes MNVSAFDLFKIGIGPSSSHTVGPMIAACRFASHIEDANLLGFVRRVRVELYGSLGATGKGHGTDKAVLLGLEGHLPDTIDPDLIEPRLAEIRAEKSLSLLGKQAIRFEEKENIGFYRKLMSGTSIVHPNGMRFQAFDEHGQLLVEKEYYSVGGGFVVNRDGDRVNGVRAAAEVPYPFRTGDDLMRQCREHGLSIAELMLRNESALRPADEVRAGLLAIWRTMAACVERGCKVEGDLPGPMRVKRRAAELNGRLRARSEESLRDPLSMLDWVNLYAMAVNEENAAGGRVVTAPTNGAAGVIPAVLHYYVKFVPGSNEAGIVEFLLTAAAIGIIYKETASISGAEVGCQGEVGVACSMAAAALAAVMGGTPDQVENAAEIGMEHNLGMTCDPVGGLVQIPCIERNAMGAIKALNASRMALKGNGQHYVSLDSVIKTMRETGADMKTKYKETSRGGLAVNVIEC; translated from the coding sequence ATGAACGTCAGCGCGTTCGACCTGTTCAAGATCGGTATCGGCCCGTCCAGTTCGCACACGGTCGGCCCGATGATCGCCGCGTGCCGCTTCGCGTCGCACATCGAGGACGCGAACCTGCTCGGCTTCGTGCGCCGCGTGCGGGTCGAACTATACGGCTCGCTCGGTGCAACGGGCAAGGGCCACGGCACCGACAAGGCGGTGCTGCTCGGCCTCGAGGGCCATCTGCCGGACACGATCGATCCGGACCTGATCGAGCCGCGGCTCGCCGAGATCCGCGCGGAGAAGTCGCTGTCGCTGCTCGGCAAGCAGGCGATCCGCTTCGAAGAGAAGGAGAACATCGGCTTCTATCGCAAGCTGATGAGCGGCACGAGCATCGTGCACCCGAACGGGATGCGCTTCCAGGCGTTCGACGAGCACGGCCAGCTGCTGGTCGAGAAAGAGTATTACTCGGTCGGCGGCGGCTTCGTCGTGAACCGTGACGGCGATCGCGTGAACGGCGTGCGCGCTGCCGCCGAAGTGCCGTATCCGTTCCGTACCGGTGACGACCTGATGCGCCAGTGCCGCGAACACGGGCTGTCGATCGCCGAGCTGATGCTGCGTAACGAATCCGCGCTGCGTCCGGCCGACGAAGTGCGCGCGGGGCTGCTGGCGATCTGGCGCACGATGGCTGCCTGCGTCGAGCGTGGCTGCAAGGTCGAGGGCGACCTGCCGGGCCCGATGCGCGTGAAGCGCCGCGCGGCCGAACTGAACGGGCGCCTGCGGGCGCGTTCGGAAGAGTCGCTGCGCGATCCGCTGTCGATGCTCGACTGGGTCAACCTGTATGCGATGGCCGTCAACGAGGAGAACGCGGCGGGCGGCCGGGTCGTCACCGCGCCCACGAACGGCGCGGCCGGCGTGATTCCCGCGGTGCTGCACTACTACGTGAAATTCGTACCGGGCTCGAACGAAGCCGGCATCGTCGAATTCCTGCTGACGGCCGCAGCGATCGGGATCATCTACAAGGAAACCGCGTCGATCTCCGGTGCGGAAGTCGGTTGCCAGGGCGAAGTAGGCGTCGCGTGCTCGATGGCCGCCGCCGCGCTCGCCGCGGTGATGGGCGGCACGCCCGACCAGGTCGAGAACGCGGCCGAGATCGGCATGGAGCACAACCTCGGCATGACCTGCGATCCGGTCGGCGGGCTCGTGCAGATCCCGTGCATCGAGCGCAATGCGATGGGCGCGATCAAGGCGCTGAACGCGTCGCGCATGGCGCTCAAGGGTAACGGCCAGCACTACGTATCGCTCGATTCGGTGATCAAGACGATGCGCGAGACGGGTGCCGACATGAAGACGAAATACAAGGAAACGTCGCGCGGCGGTCTTGCCGTGAACGTCATCGAATGCTAA
- a CDS encoding sarcosine oxidase subunit beta family protein has translation MSRYSIFSLFRNGLSYHENWEKQWKSPEPKKEYDVVIVGGGGHGLATAYYLAKEHGITNVAILEKGWIGGGNTARNTTIVRSNYLWDESAALYEKAMKLWEGLSQDLNYNVMFSQRGVMNLAHTLQDVRDTERRVNANRLNGVDAEFLTPAQIKEIEPTINLNSRYPVLGASIQRRAGVARHDAVAWGFARGADRAGVDIIQNCQVTGIRREGGAVVGVDTVKGFIKAKKVAVVAAGNTTTLADMAGVRLPIESHPLQALVSEPIKPVVNSVIMSNAVHAYISQSDKGDLVIGAGIDQYTGFGQRGSFHIIESTLQAIVEMFPVFSRVRMNRQWGGIVDVSPDACPIITKTDVKGLYFNCGWGTGGFKATPGSGWVFAHTIARDEPHPLNAPFALDRFYTGHLIDEHGAAAVAH, from the coding sequence ATGAGCCGCTACTCGATATTCAGCCTGTTCCGCAACGGCCTCTCGTATCACGAGAACTGGGAGAAGCAGTGGAAGAGCCCGGAACCGAAGAAGGAATACGACGTCGTGATCGTCGGCGGCGGCGGCCACGGCCTCGCGACCGCGTACTACCTCGCGAAGGAGCACGGGATCACGAACGTCGCGATCCTCGAGAAGGGCTGGATCGGCGGCGGCAACACCGCGCGCAACACGACGATCGTGCGCTCGAACTACCTGTGGGACGAATCGGCTGCGCTGTACGAGAAGGCGATGAAGCTGTGGGAAGGGCTGTCGCAGGACCTGAACTACAACGTGATGTTCAGCCAGCGCGGCGTGATGAACCTCGCGCACACGCTGCAGGACGTGCGTGACACCGAGCGCCGCGTGAACGCGAACCGGCTGAACGGCGTCGATGCCGAATTCCTGACACCCGCGCAGATCAAGGAAATCGAGCCGACGATCAACCTGAACAGCCGCTACCCGGTGCTCGGCGCATCGATCCAGCGCCGTGCGGGCGTCGCGCGTCACGACGCGGTGGCCTGGGGCTTCGCGCGCGGCGCGGACCGCGCCGGTGTCGACATCATCCAGAACTGCCAGGTGACGGGCATTCGCCGCGAAGGCGGCGCGGTGGTCGGCGTCGACACGGTGAAGGGCTTCATCAAGGCGAAGAAGGTCGCGGTGGTCGCAGCCGGCAACACGACGACGCTCGCCGACATGGCCGGCGTGCGTTTGCCGATCGAGAGCCACCCGCTGCAGGCGCTGGTGTCCGAGCCGATCAAGCCGGTGGTCAACTCGGTGATCATGTCGAACGCGGTGCACGCGTACATCAGCCAGTCCGACAAGGGCGACCTCGTGATCGGCGCGGGTATCGACCAGTACACGGGCTTCGGCCAGCGCGGCAGCTTCCACATCATCGAAAGCACGCTCCAGGCGATCGTCGAGATGTTCCCGGTGTTCTCGCGCGTGCGAATGAACCGTCAGTGGGGCGGCATCGTCGACGTGTCGCCGGACGCGTGCCCGATCATCACCAAGACCGACGTGAAGGGCCTCTATTTCAACTGCGGCTGGGGTACCGGCGGCTTCAAGGCGACGCCGGGCTCGGGCTGGGTGTTCGCACACACGATCGCCCGCGACGAACCGCATCCGCTGAACGCGCCGTTCGCGCTCGACCGCTTCTACACGGGCCACCTGATCGACGAGCACGGCGCCGCTGCCGTTGCGCACTAA
- the ltnD gene encoding L-threonate dehydrogenase, which yields MSRNIGVIGLGAMGLGVARSLLRAGFRVHACDVRDTVVQAFAAEGGVPCASPAELGARCDVVVTLVVNAAQTETVLFGEHGAVPAMKPGGVVIASATVAPDFAVALGARIEAAGLQMLDAPVSGGAARAASGEMTMMTSGPAAAYAACDDVLAAIAGKVYRLGDTHGIGSKVKIINQLLAGVHIAAAAEAMALGLREGVDADALYDVITHSAGNSWMFENRVPHILNGDYTPLSAVDIFVKDLGLVLDTARRSKFPLPLSATAHQMFMSASSAGHGGEDDSAVIKTFPGITLPPAR from the coding sequence ATGTCACGAAATATTGGAGTCATCGGCCTCGGCGCGATGGGCCTCGGCGTCGCCCGCTCACTGCTGCGCGCAGGATTCCGCGTGCACGCCTGCGACGTGCGCGACACCGTGGTGCAGGCGTTCGCGGCCGAAGGCGGCGTGCCCTGCGCGAGCCCGGCCGAACTCGGCGCGCGGTGCGACGTCGTCGTCACGCTCGTCGTCAATGCCGCACAGACTGAAACGGTGCTGTTCGGCGAGCACGGCGCGGTCCCGGCGATGAAGCCGGGCGGCGTCGTGATCGCGAGCGCGACCGTCGCGCCCGACTTCGCGGTCGCGCTCGGCGCGCGCATCGAGGCCGCGGGCCTGCAGATGCTCGATGCGCCGGTGTCCGGCGGCGCCGCGCGCGCGGCCTCGGGCGAGATGACGATGATGACGTCGGGCCCCGCGGCCGCGTATGCGGCCTGCGACGACGTGCTCGCCGCAATCGCCGGCAAGGTGTATCGCCTCGGCGACACGCACGGCATCGGCTCGAAGGTGAAGATCATCAACCAGCTGCTGGCCGGCGTGCATATCGCGGCGGCCGCCGAGGCGATGGCGCTCGGCCTGCGCGAAGGCGTCGATGCCGACGCGCTGTACGACGTGATCACGCACAGCGCCGGCAATTCGTGGATGTTCGAGAACCGCGTGCCGCACATCCTGAACGGCGACTACACGCCGCTGTCGGCCGTCGACATCTTCGTGAAGGATCTCGGCCTCGTGCTCGATACCGCGCGCCGCAGCAAGTTCCCGCTGCCGCTGTCGGCCACCGCGCACCAGATGTTCATGAGCGCGTCGAGTGCCGGCCACGGCGGCGAGGACGATTCCGCCGTGATCAAGACTTTCCCCGGCATCACGTTGCCGCCCGCCCGCTGA
- a CDS encoding sarcosine oxidase subunit gamma yields MWNETRNQTPVAGAGVTLESPFVGAADVLKPHQARASKKFMLRERPFLDLVNVRGELSDPAFVSAFERVVGCRPPSAPNTVARGAEYDVLWLGPDEWLVRSNGPVQAGVLEAQLAEAVQGSYAAAVDVGSGYTVVEVSGERVRDVIARGCPLDLHPRVLKLGQCAQSHYFKSPITLIPTGDDTFEIVLRRSFADYFVRIMLDAAAPLAS; encoded by the coding sequence ATGTGGAATGAAACGAGAAACCAGACGCCGGTGGCGGGTGCGGGCGTGACGCTTGAATCGCCGTTCGTCGGTGCGGCCGATGTGCTGAAGCCGCACCAGGCGCGCGCATCGAAGAAGTTCATGCTGCGCGAGCGGCCGTTCCTCGATCTCGTGAACGTGCGCGGCGAGTTGAGCGACCCGGCATTCGTCAGCGCGTTCGAGCGCGTGGTCGGCTGCCGGCCGCCGTCGGCACCGAACACGGTGGCGCGCGGTGCCGAGTACGACGTGCTGTGGCTCGGTCCCGACGAGTGGCTCGTGCGCTCGAACGGGCCGGTGCAGGCGGGCGTGCTCGAGGCGCAACTCGCGGAGGCCGTGCAGGGTTCGTATGCGGCGGCCGTCGACGTCGGCAGCGGCTACACGGTCGTCGAGGTCAGCGGCGAACGCGTGCGTGACGTGATCGCGCGCGGCTGCCCGCTGGACCTGCATCCGCGCGTGCTCAAGCTGGGCCAATGCGCGCAGTCGCACTACTTCAAGTCGCCGATCACGCTGATCCCCACCGGCGACGATACGTTCGAGATCGTTCTGCGTCGCAGCTTCGCCGACTATTTCGTGCGCATCATGCTCGACGCCGCGGCGCCGCTCGCATCATGA
- a CDS encoding sarcosine oxidase subunit alpha family protein, protein MSQKDRLGTGGRINRAIPLTFTFNGRTYQGFQGDTLASALLANGVHFVARSFKYHRPRGIVTADVAEPNAVVQLESGPYTVPNARATEIELYQGLVATSVNAEPSLENDKYAINQKFSRFMPAGFYYKTFMWPRNMWPKYEEKIREAAGLGKAPEVLDADRYDKCYAHCDVLVVGGGPSGLAAAHAAATAGARVILVDDQRELGGSLLSCRAEIDAKPALQWVEKIEAELRKLPDVTILSRSTAFGYQDHNLVTVTQRLTDHQPVSMRKGTRELLWKVRAKRVILATGAHERPIVFGNNDLPGVMLAGAVSTYVHRYGVLPGRNVVVFTNNDRAYQTALDLKACGAKVTIVDSRASSNGALPAAAKRQGVTVMSGAVVTAASGKWRVSSVDVASYSNGQTGGKLQSLPCDLVAMSGGFSPVLHLFAQSGGKACWNDEKACFLPGKPVQAEASIGAAAGEFGLARALRLAVDAGAEAAKAAGFTAAQRPVAPQVAETVEGALQPLWLVGSREAAARGPKQFVDFQNDVAAADILLAAREGFESVEHVKRYTAMGFGTDQGKLGNINGMAILAQALGKTIPETGTTTFRPNYTPVSFGTFAGRETGDFLDPIRKTAVHEWHVEHGAMFEDVGNWKRPWYFPKNGEDLHAAVKRECLAVRNSVGILDASTLGKIDIQGPDAVKLLNWMYTNPWNKLEIGKCRYGLMLDENGMVFDDGVTVRLADQHFMMTTTTGGAARVLTWLERWLQTEWPDMKVRLASVTDHWATFAVVGPKSRKVVQKVCQDIDFGNEAFPFMSYRNGTVAGAKARVMRISFSGELAYEVNVPANAGRAVWEALMAAGAEFDITPYGTETMHVLRAEKGYIIVGQDTDGSITPYDLGMGGVVAKSKDFLGKRSLTRSDTAKEGRKQFVGLLTEDEQFVLPEGAQIIAKDTQVSAVDPTPMIGHVTSSYYSPILKRSIALAVVKGGLNKMGESVVIPLANGKRITAKISSPVFYDTEGVRQHVE, encoded by the coding sequence ATGAGCCAGAAAGACCGCCTCGGCACCGGTGGCCGCATCAATCGCGCGATTCCGCTGACGTTCACGTTCAACGGCCGCACGTATCAGGGCTTCCAGGGCGACACGCTCGCGTCCGCGCTGCTCGCGAACGGCGTGCACTTCGTCGCGCGCAGCTTCAAGTACCACCGTCCGCGCGGGATCGTGACGGCGGACGTCGCGGAACCGAATGCCGTCGTGCAGCTCGAGTCCGGCCCGTACACGGTGCCGAACGCGCGTGCGACCGAAATCGAGCTGTACCAGGGCCTCGTCGCGACGAGCGTGAACGCCGAGCCGTCGCTCGAGAACGACAAGTACGCGATCAACCAGAAGTTCTCGCGCTTCATGCCGGCCGGGTTCTACTACAAGACCTTCATGTGGCCGCGCAACATGTGGCCGAAGTACGAAGAGAAGATCCGCGAGGCCGCCGGCCTCGGCAAGGCGCCCGAGGTGCTCGACGCCGATCGCTACGACAAATGCTACGCGCACTGCGACGTGCTCGTGGTCGGCGGTGGCCCGTCGGGCCTCGCCGCCGCGCATGCGGCCGCAACGGCCGGTGCACGTGTGATCCTCGTCGACGACCAGCGCGAACTCGGCGGCAGCCTGCTGTCGTGCCGCGCCGAGATCGACGCGAAGCCGGCGCTGCAGTGGGTCGAGAAGATCGAGGCCGAACTGCGCAAGCTGCCCGACGTGACGATCCTGTCGCGCAGCACCGCGTTCGGCTACCAGGACCACAACCTCGTGACGGTCACGCAGCGCCTGACCGATCACCAGCCGGTGTCGATGCGCAAGGGCACCCGCGAGCTGCTGTGGAAGGTCCGCGCGAAGCGCGTGATCCTTGCGACCGGCGCACACGAGCGTCCGATCGTGTTCGGCAACAACGACCTGCCGGGCGTGATGCTCGCCGGCGCGGTGTCCACCTACGTGCATCGCTACGGCGTGCTGCCGGGCCGCAACGTGGTCGTGTTCACGAACAACGACCGTGCGTACCAGACCGCGCTCGACCTGAAGGCATGCGGCGCGAAGGTGACGATCGTCGATTCGCGCGCATCGTCGAACGGTGCGCTGCCCGCGGCCGCGAAGCGGCAGGGCGTGACGGTGATGAGCGGTGCGGTCGTGACGGCCGCTTCGGGCAAGTGGCGCGTATCGTCGGTCGACGTCGCGTCCTACTCGAACGGCCAGACCGGCGGCAAGCTGCAGTCGCTGCCGTGCGACCTCGTCGCGATGTCGGGCGGCTTCAGCCCGGTGCTGCACCTGTTCGCGCAGTCGGGCGGCAAGGCGTGCTGGAACGACGAGAAGGCGTGCTTCCTGCCGGGCAAGCCCGTCCAGGCCGAGGCGAGCATCGGTGCGGCCGCGGGCGAGTTCGGTCTCGCCCGTGCGCTGCGGCTCGCGGTCGATGCGGGCGCCGAAGCGGCGAAGGCCGCAGGCTTCACGGCCGCGCAGCGCCCCGTCGCGCCGCAGGTTGCGGAAACCGTCGAAGGCGCGCTGCAGCCGTTGTGGCTCGTCGGCAGCCGCGAGGCCGCCGCACGCGGGCCGAAGCAGTTTGTCGACTTCCAGAACGACGTGGCGGCCGCCGACATCCTGCTGGCTGCGCGCGAAGGCTTCGAGTCGGTCGAGCACGTGAAGCGCTATACGGCGATGGGCTTCGGTACCGACCAGGGCAAGCTCGGCAACATCAACGGGATGGCGATCCTCGCGCAGGCGCTCGGCAAGACGATTCCGGAAACGGGCACGACGACGTTCCGCCCGAACTACACGCCCGTGTCGTTCGGTACGTTCGCGGGCCGCGAGACGGGCGACTTCCTCGACCCGATCCGCAAGACGGCCGTGCATGAATGGCACGTCGAGCACGGCGCGATGTTCGAAGACGTCGGCAACTGGAAGCGGCCGTGGTACTTCCCGAAGAACGGCGAGGACCTGCATGCGGCCGTGAAGCGCGAATGCCTCGCGGTGCGCAACAGCGTCGGCATCCTCGACGCGTCGACGCTCGGCAAGATCGACATCCAGGGTCCGGACGCGGTGAAGCTGCTGAACTGGATGTACACGAACCCGTGGAACAAGCTCGAAATCGGCAAGTGCCGCTACGGGCTGATGCTCGACGAGAACGGGATGGTGTTCGACGACGGCGTGACGGTGCGCCTCGCCGACCAGCATTTCATGATGACGACCACCACCGGCGGCGCGGCGCGCGTGCTGACGTGGCTCGAGCGCTGGCTGCAGACCGAATGGCCCGACATGAAGGTGCGGCTCGCGTCCGTCACCGATCACTGGGCGACGTTCGCGGTGGTCGGCCCGAAGAGCCGCAAGGTCGTGCAGAAGGTGTGCCAGGACATCGACTTCGGCAACGAGGCGTTCCCGTTCATGAGCTACCGGAACGGCACGGTCGCGGGCGCGAAGGCGCGCGTGATGCGGATCAGCTTCTCCGGCGAACTCGCCTATGAAGTGAACGTGCCGGCCAATGCGGGCCGCGCCGTGTGGGAAGCGCTGATGGCGGCGGGTGCCGAGTTCGACATCACGCCGTACGGCACCGAGACGATGCACGTGCTGCGCGCGGAGAAGGGCTACATCATCGTCGGCCAGGACACCGACGGCTCGATCACGCCGTACGACCTCGGGATGGGCGGCGTAGTCGCGAAGTCGAAGGACTTCCTCGGCAAGCGTTCGCTGACGCGCTCGGATACCGCGAAGGAGGGCCGCAAGCAGTTCGTCGGCCTGCTGACCGAGGACGAACAGTTCGTGCTGCCGGAAGGCGCGCAGATCATCGCGAAGGACACGCAGGTGTCGGCGGTCGATCCGACGCCGATGATCGGCCACGTGACGTCGAGTTATTACAGCCCGATCCTCAAGCGCTCGATCGCGCTGGCGGTGGTGAAGGGCGGCCTGAACAAGATGGGCGAGAGCGTCGTGATTCCGCTGGCCAACGGCAAGCGCATCACCGCGAAGATCTCGAGCCCGGTTTTCTACGATACCGAAGGGGTGCGCCAGCATGTGGAATGA